Proteins encoded in a region of the Sparus aurata chromosome 6, fSpaAur1.1, whole genome shotgun sequence genome:
- the LOC115583623 gene encoding uncharacterized protein C20orf85 homolog: protein MADAQRTSEPTNFVHQDEIWKAHVKAEKHLAKDWPNKWGFLEETYKEYEKESLKLKEEARTKLPHHLTARPPTPPEKHIHVSPSPSVPKTTQAFIGWRSAHSDLQLEKADTLHHGRRSFLKELGWPLHSCS, encoded by the exons ATGGCGGATGCACAGCGAACATCTGAACCCACAAACTTTGTGCATCAAGATGAAATCTG gaaagCACATGTGAAAGCAGAGAAACATTTGGCTAAAGACTGGCCCAACAAGTGGGGCTTCCTGGAGGAGACCTACAAGGAG TATGAGAAGGAGAGTTTAAAGTTGAAGGAGGAGGCAAGAACGAAGCTTCCTCATCACCTGACTGCACGACCTCCGACCCCTCCAGAAAAACACATCCAC GTCAGCCCCTCTCCCTCAGTTCCAAAGACGACTCAGGCCTTCATCGGTTGGCGTTCAGCTCACTCAGATCTTCAGCTGGAAAAGGCCGACACGTTGCATCATGGGAGGCGTAGTTTTCTCAAGGAGCTGGGCTGGCCTCTGCACTCATGCAGCTGA